The following coding sequences are from one Triticum aestivum cultivar Chinese Spring chromosome 5A, IWGSC CS RefSeq v2.1, whole genome shotgun sequence window:
- the LOC123107328 gene encoding SKP1-like protein 1, protein MAAEGQEKEKMVMLWSEDGVDFVLSESEAEAQCGRKIKIMMKHDFENHIIPSGDGGGGEINYCLIRLPVRGDTLSKVIDYSKMHASGSHDFDPLGCGLHRCFQPRGPLRSHPGEYASEYLQIRGLIDLACQTIASKIKGKSPREICNIFNIKSVFPPELDGEMIAKRLQDSTTCSSDKELPCSETQCLMQELEFEEKALQALDIVRCQEFTGYDPKVNAYTRTRFDIFNLAFFDLDKECEYFHNCFIR, encoded by the exons atggcggcggaggggcaggaaaAGGAGAAGATGGTGATGTTGTGGAGCGAGGACGGCGTGGACTTCGTGCTGTCAGAGTCCGAGGCAGAGGCCCAGTGCGGCAGGAAAATCAAAATAATGATGAAGCACGACTTCGAGAACCACATCATCccttccggcgacggcggcggcggcgaaatcAACTACTGCCTCATCCGCCTCCCCGTCCGAGGCGACACACTCTCCAAGGTGATAGACTACTCCAAGATGCACGCCTCCGGATCCCACGACTTTGACCCACTGGGATGCGGACTTCATCGCTGCTTTCAACCACGAGGCCCTCTTCGATCTCATCCTGGTGAGTAC GCTTCGGAATATCTTCAAATAAGAGGACTGATTGACCTAGCTTGCCAGACTATTGCTAGTAAGATAAAGGGGAAATCTCCGCGTGAAATTTGTAATATCTTCAACATCAAGAGTGTCTTTCCTCCGGAATTAGATGGAGAAATGATAGCAAAGCGATTGCAAGATTCCACAACTTGTTCGAGCGACAAG GAGTTGCCATGCAGTGAGACCCAATGTTTAATGCAAGAGCTCGAATTCGAGGAAAAGGCTTTGCAGGCTCTTGACATAGTTCGATGTCAAGAGTTTACGGGATACGATCCTAAGGTCAACGCTTACACCCGTACCCGATTCGACATATTCAACCTAGCCTTCTTTGACCTTGACAAAGAGTGTGAGTATTTTCATAATTGTTTCATTCGTTAA
- the LOC123101443 gene encoding uncharacterized protein yields the protein MNLKIVRDGGEVEDFSKGVIVFNRARLPNDKQTMGVSLNSYLSRVEVRCAYVVYPIEATIEVNILKGPCSVSRVAAWTTKNYEYSMDLYNGGEAAAEIEAGTVPLSRHVVAVPLGRKLVLLVTGRSVGDVFNKNIIVPLGRSNEMMHYRLGSALVEVKLVWTAVPRRERQDMIKDVGDESLLM from the coding sequence ATGAATTTAAAGATAGTCCGTGATGGAGGTGAGGTTGAAGATTTCAGCAAAGGTGTGATTGTTTTCAACAGGGCCCGCCTCCCTAATGATAAGCAGACCATGGGTGTGAGTCTAAATAGTTATCTGAGTAGGGTGGAAGTGAGATGTGCGTATGTTGTATATCCCATTGAAGCTACCATTGAAGTCAATATTTTGAAGGGACCGTGTAGTGTCTCAAGAGTTGCCGCCTGGACTACCAAGAATTATGAGTATAGTATGGATCTTTACAACGGTGGTGAAGCAGCAGCAGAGATTGAGGCAGGAACCGTTCCCTTGAGTCGGCATGTTGTAGCTGTCCCACTTGGTAGAAAGTTGGTGCTCCTTGTCACCGGTCGTAGCGTTGGTGATGTTTTTAATAAAAACATCATCGTACCTTTAGGACGATCCAATGAGATGATGCATTATAGATTAGGTTCCGCACTTGTGGAGGTGAAACTTGTCTGGACAGCTGTTCCCAGACGCGAGAGGCAAGATATGATCAAGGATGTGGGAGACGAGAGCCTTTTGATGTGA